A genomic window from Gossypium hirsutum isolate 1008001.06 chromosome D10, Gossypium_hirsutum_v2.1, whole genome shotgun sequence includes:
- the LOC121222543 gene encoding putative serine/threonine-protein kinase — protein sequence MEKNYTVKMSSKIMNFCFSSFNCLSSSENASHQQDSQALWNLQAFSYDELKIATDGFRSSNKIGEGGFGFVYKGILEDGRRVAVKVLSAGSKQGDREFMSEIASISNIRHKNLVKLHGGCIDGSSKLLVYEYMENNSLAHILLGGEENRAMLSWKARREIAVGIGRALAYIHEEVKPHIVHRDIKLSNILLDQNFAPKVSDFGLSRLFFDSVTHLTTGVAGTLGYLAPEYAVSGRLTRKADVYSFGVLLLEIVSGRTAIDFDPDVGEFFLVQKAWEMYRSNKLVQMVDPVLNEMRFSEQDVDRFLKVALMCVQQKARLRPNMSTVVKMMCNEIDIRNMQISDPGLITNIMDVKIGNPRSSSSSFSKMLSPQFQTS from the exons ATGGAGAAGAACTATACGGTAAAGATGTCATCCAAAATcatgaatttttgtttttcaagcTTCAACTGCCTCTCCTCTTCGGAAAACGCTTCCCATCAACAAG ATTCACAAGCTCTTTGGAACCTTCAAGCTTTCTCATATGATGAATTGAAAATTGCAACTGATGGATTTCGATCTTCCAATAAAATTGGCGAAGGTGGATTTGGTTTTGTTTATAAG GGAATACTGGAAGATGGAAGAAGAGTAGCAGTGAAAGTGTTATCAGCTGGATCAAAGCAAGGGGACAGGGAATTCATGTCTGAAATAGCTTCCATCTCAAATATTAGACATAAAAATCTTGTAAAGCTCCATGGTGGGTGTATTGATGGATCCTCTAAGCTTCTGGTTTATGAGTACATGGAAAACAACAGTCTAGCTCATATCTTACTTG GAGGGGAGGAAAATAGAGCAATGCTAAGTTGGAAAGCAAGGAGAGAAATAGCAGTAGGGATAGGTCGAGCACTTGCCTACATTCATGAAGAGGTGAAGCCACATATTGTGCATAGAGATATAAAGCTTAGCAATATTCTTTTGGACCAAAATTTCGCCCCCAAAGTTTCTGATTTTGGTCTCTCTCGTCTCTTTTTCGATAGTGTCACTCACCTTACTACTGGAGTTGCTGGTAcatt agGTTATCTTGCTCCGGAATACGCTGTGAGTGGACGCTTAACACGAAAAGCAGATGTTTATAGCTTTGGAGTACTACTTTTAGAAATTGTGAGTGGTCGAACTGCAATTGACTTTGATCCCGACGTTGGCGAGTTCTTTCTTGTACAAAAG GCATGGGAGATGTACAGATCAAACAAGTTGGTGCAGATGGTGGATCCAGTGTTGAACGAGATGAGGTTCTCGGAACAAGACGTGGATCGTTTCCTCAAGGTAGCGTTAATGTGTGTGCAACAAAAAGCTCGGCTTCGACCCAACATGTCCACCGTTGTTAAGATGATGTGCAACGAAATCGATATTCGGAACATGCAGATATCCGACCCGGGGCTCATCACCAATATCATGGATGTTAAAATTGGAAATCCACGTTCATCTTCTTCAAGCTTTTCCAAAATGTTAAGCCCTCAGTTTCAAACTTCATAA